A single window of Tepidamorphus gemmatus DNA harbors:
- a CDS encoding adenosylcobalamin-dependent ribonucleoside-diphosphate reductase: MNEADSGGGAGLPPSAIAAEIWDMKYRLRDADGTPMEAGVGDTFRRVAKAVAAAEPDETARATWAGRFLELLESGVFLPAGRILAGAGSGRRVTLFNCFVMGTIPDDLDGIFTQLREAALTMQQGGGIGHDFSTLRPKGAPVRSIGADASGPVSFMDVWDAMCRTIMSAGSRRGAMMGTLRCDHPDIEAFIAAKADPARLRMFNLSVLVTDAFIKAVETDSDWDLVFEGRVYRTIRARALWDRIMRATYDYAEPGVVFIDRINAENNLAYCETIHATNPCGEQPLPPYGACLLGSINLARLVSDPFGPAARLDAGRLAAASMLAVRFLDNVIDVSNFPLEAQAAEARAKRRLGLGVTGLADALAMLGLVYGSDAAAAVARDWMRTIQNAAYRASAELAAEKGAFPLFDRDRFMNSPVVGRLDAEVRALIAANGMRNSHLTSIAPTGTISLFADNVSSGIEPIFSLAYRRKVLMPDGSRREEEVSDYAYRLWQARCGAAAPPPDVFVTAQTLDPEAHLRMQAALQPFVDASISKTINLPRDISFEAFKDVYARAYALGLKGCTTYRPNEVTGSVLSAEAAGAPGSASPPVQGAVAAPQPNLPLPAPPAPREAAARDGPSVVRLAEPLQRDAILPGYTYKLRWPDTEHAFYITINDIERDGRRRPFEIFINSRNVEHYAWTAALTLLISAVFRRGGDVSFVVEELKEVFDPRGGHWMNGRYVPSLLAAIAEVIERHMIDIGFLVPAQAAPGEADPRRVALAALPEEVGARCPRCGHPSLVHREGCLACLDCGYSRCG, translated from the coding sequence ATGAACGAGGCTGACTCCGGCGGCGGCGCGGGACTACCGCCGTCCGCGATCGCCGCCGAGATCTGGGACATGAAGTATCGGCTGCGCGATGCGGACGGCACGCCGATGGAGGCCGGCGTCGGCGATACGTTCCGCCGCGTCGCGAAGGCGGTCGCCGCCGCCGAACCCGACGAGACCGCCCGCGCGACATGGGCCGGGCGGTTCCTCGAACTGCTCGAGTCCGGCGTCTTCCTGCCTGCCGGACGCATCCTCGCCGGCGCCGGCAGCGGACGGCGGGTGACGCTGTTCAACTGCTTCGTCATGGGGACGATTCCCGACGATCTCGACGGCATCTTCACCCAGTTGCGCGAGGCGGCGCTGACCATGCAGCAGGGCGGCGGCATCGGTCACGATTTCTCAACGCTGAGGCCGAAAGGCGCGCCGGTCCGGTCGATCGGGGCGGATGCCTCCGGTCCGGTGAGCTTCATGGATGTCTGGGACGCCATGTGCCGCACCATCATGTCGGCGGGGTCGCGGCGCGGTGCGATGATGGGCACGCTCAGATGCGACCATCCCGACATCGAGGCCTTCATCGCGGCCAAGGCCGATCCGGCGCGGCTGCGGATGTTCAACCTGTCGGTGCTCGTCACCGACGCCTTCATCAAGGCGGTGGAGACCGACTCCGACTGGGACCTCGTGTTCGAGGGCCGCGTCTACCGCACCATCCGCGCCCGCGCGCTGTGGGACCGGATCATGCGCGCGACCTACGACTACGCCGAGCCGGGCGTGGTGTTCATCGACCGCATCAACGCCGAGAACAATCTCGCCTACTGCGAGACGATCCATGCGACGAACCCGTGCGGCGAGCAGCCGCTGCCGCCTTACGGCGCCTGTCTGCTCGGCTCGATCAATCTGGCGCGACTGGTGTCCGATCCGTTCGGACCGGCGGCGCGGCTCGATGCCGGGCGGCTGGCCGCGGCGAGCATGCTCGCCGTCCGCTTTCTCGACAATGTCATCGACGTGTCGAACTTCCCGCTGGAAGCCCAGGCGGCGGAAGCGCGGGCCAAGCGGCGCCTCGGCCTCGGCGTCACCGGACTAGCTGACGCGTTGGCGATGCTCGGCCTCGTCTACGGATCCGACGCGGCCGCAGCAGTGGCCCGGGACTGGATGCGGACGATCCAGAACGCCGCCTACCGCGCGAGCGCGGAACTTGCCGCCGAGAAGGGCGCCTTCCCGCTGTTCGACCGCGACCGGTTCATGAACAGCCCGGTGGTCGGCCGGCTCGATGCCGAGGTCCGGGCGCTGATCGCGGCGAACGGCATGCGCAACAGCCACCTCACCTCGATCGCGCCGACCGGGACGATTTCGCTGTTTGCCGACAACGTCTCGTCCGGCATCGAGCCGATCTTTTCGCTCGCCTACCGCCGCAAGGTGCTGATGCCGGACGGAAGCCGTCGCGAGGAGGAGGTCAGCGACTACGCCTACCGCCTGTGGCAGGCGCGCTGCGGCGCGGCGGCGCCACCACCCGATGTCTTCGTCACAGCCCAGACGCTGGATCCCGAGGCGCATCTGCGGATGCAGGCGGCCCTCCAGCCCTTCGTCGACGCGTCGATCTCGAAGACCATCAATCTGCCGCGCGACATCTCGTTCGAGGCCTTCAAGGACGTTTATGCGCGTGCCTATGCGCTGGGTCTGAAGGGCTGCACCACCTATCGGCCCAACGAGGTGACCGGATCGGTGCTGAGCGCCGAGGCGGCGGGCGCACCGGGATCCGCATCGCCGCCGGTTCAGGGCGCCGTCGCCGCGCCGCAGCCGAACCTGCCGCTGCCGGCCCCGCCGGCGCCGCGCGAGGCGGCGGCGCGCGACGGCCCGTCCGTCGTGCGCCTCGCCGAGCCGCTGCAGCGCGACGCGATCCTGCCCGGCTATACCTACAAGCTGCGCTGGCCAGACACCGAGCACGCGTTCTACATCACCATCAACGACATCGAGCGCGACGGGCGGCGTCGCCCGTTCGAGATCTTCATCAACTCGCGCAATGTCGAGCATTACGCCTGGACAGCGGCGCTGACGCTGCTGATCAGTGCGGTCTTCCGGCGCGGCGGCGACGTCTCCTTCGTGGTCGAGGAGCTGAAGGAGGTGTTCGATCCGCGCGGTGGACACTGGATGAACGGCCGCTACGTGCCGAGCCTGCTGGCAGCGATCGCCGAGGTGATCGAGCGGCACATGATCGACATCGGATTCCTCGTTCCGGCGCAGGCAGCGCCGGGCGAAGCGGATCCGCGCCGGGTCGCGCTGGCGGCGTTGCCAGAGGAAGTCGGGGCGAGGTGCCCGCGCTGCGGCCATCCGAGCCTCGTTCACCGCGAGGGCTGTCTTGCCTGCCTCGATTGCGGTTACTCCCGGTGCGGGTGA
- the ccmA gene encoding heme ABC exporter ATP-binding protein CcmA, with the protein MRLVGEDLACVRGGREVFDGVSFAVPAGGLLQLRGPNGAGKSSLLRLIAGLVRIGGGRLDLLGGQPDVPLAEQTHYVGHLDALKPALTVAENLEFWARMLGGGDRPVAAALETMGIGPLADFPAAVLSAGQRRRLALARLVAASRPVWLLDEPTTALDADGRDRLFELIAGHLAGGGLALVATHVDLPLAAATLTLGGRR; encoded by the coding sequence TTGAGGCTTGTCGGCGAGGACCTGGCCTGCGTAAGGGGCGGCCGCGAGGTTTTCGACGGCGTGTCCTTCGCCGTGCCGGCGGGCGGTCTGCTGCAGCTGCGTGGGCCGAACGGCGCCGGCAAGTCGTCGCTGCTCCGGCTCATCGCCGGTCTCGTCCGGATCGGTGGCGGCCGGCTCGATCTGCTCGGCGGCCAGCCTGATGTGCCGCTCGCCGAACAGACCCACTATGTCGGTCACCTCGACGCGCTGAAGCCGGCGCTGACGGTTGCCGAGAATCTCGAATTCTGGGCGAGGATGCTCGGCGGCGGCGACCGCCCGGTGGCGGCGGCGCTGGAGACCATGGGCATCGGTCCGCTGGCCGATTTTCCGGCCGCCGTGCTGTCGGCCGGGCAGCGCCGCCGGCTCGCGCTCGCAAGGCTCGTTGCCGCCAGCCGTCCGGTCTGGCTGCTCGACGAACCGACAACCGCGCTCGATGCCGACGGGCGCGATCGCCTGTTCGAGCTGATCGCAGGCCATCTTGCCGGCGGCGGGCTGGCGCTGGTGGCGACCCATGTCGACCTGCCGCTTGCTGCCGCGACGCTGACGCTGGGAGGCCGGCGATGA
- a CDS encoding endonuclease/exonuclease/phosphatase family protein codes for MRIATFNLEDFGGARTGAPDLESRLAVLRPQLERLRADVVCLQEVNTVKAGGERRALALERLIEGTWYAGHRLVLGTGPTRRRPADIHNLAVLTRLPVRAVEDIRHDLVAPPRWCPATADPPLEVPQDLSWDRPIQHLTLDLPDGRPLALFNLHLRAPLAAPIPGQKTGPFRWKTVSGWAEGFFEAAIKRAGQALELRLAVERVFDARPDALIAVCGDFNADDHDTALRLACAGEDDTGTGALATRVLTPVARSLPVDRRFTVLHHGRPLMLDHILASRGLLGHLTHVAIHNEMLDDELIAYRRIERSPASLHAPIVAEFSFP; via the coding sequence ATGCGCATCGCGACCTTCAATCTGGAGGATTTCGGCGGCGCGCGTACCGGCGCGCCGGATCTCGAGAGCCGCCTCGCCGTGCTGCGGCCGCAGCTCGAGCGGCTTCGCGCCGACGTCGTCTGCCTGCAGGAGGTCAATACGGTCAAGGCAGGCGGCGAACGCCGGGCATTGGCCCTCGAACGGCTGATCGAGGGAACCTGGTATGCCGGCCATCGGCTCGTTCTTGGCACGGGACCGACCCGCCGACGCCCGGCCGACATCCACAACCTGGCGGTGCTGACCCGGTTGCCGGTGCGCGCGGTCGAGGACATCCGCCATGATCTGGTCGCGCCGCCGCGCTGGTGCCCCGCCACCGCCGATCCGCCGCTGGAGGTCCCGCAGGACCTGTCATGGGACAGGCCGATCCAGCACCTCACCCTCGACCTTCCGGACGGGCGGCCGCTCGCGCTGTTCAACCTGCATCTGCGCGCCCCGCTCGCCGCACCGATCCCCGGCCAGAAGACGGGACCGTTTCGCTGGAAGACGGTTTCGGGCTGGGCGGAGGGTTTCTTCGAGGCGGCGATCAAGCGGGCCGGTCAGGCGCTGGAGCTGCGCCTCGCGGTCGAGCGCGTGTTCGACGCCCGACCCGATGCGCTGATCGCAGTGTGCGGCGACTTCAATGCCGACGACCACGACACGGCGCTGCGGCTCGCCTGTGCCGGCGAGGACGATACCGGCACGGGAGCCCTGGCGACGCGGGTTCTGACCCCGGTGGCGCGGTCGCTGCCGGTGGATCGACGCTTCACGGTGCTGCATCACGGGCGCCCGCTGATGCTCGACCACATCCTGGCGAGCCGGGGACTGCTCGGCCATCTGACACATGTCGCGATCCACAACGAGATGCTCGACGACGAGCTGATCGCCTATCGGCGGATCGAGCGCTCGCCCGCATCGCTGCACGCGCCGATCGTTGCGGAGTTCAGTTTCCCATGA
- the ccmB gene encoding heme exporter protein CcmB produces MGALAALFRREARLALRVGGGAMMGAMFFLIVVSLMPFAVGPDLNLLQRVGPAILWVAALLATLLGLDRLFQADYEDGSLDLLVMAETPLVLAVAVKALAHWMTTGLPLVIVAPLLGLMLNIAPGALLAVSLTLLIGTPALTFVGTIGAALTVALRRGGLLVPVLVLPLAVPVLIFGVGATSAAVTGPMAMATPLMVLAGISLASLVLAPVAAAAALRLALD; encoded by the coding sequence ATGGGCGCGCTTGCCGCCCTGTTCCGCCGCGAGGCGCGGCTGGCGCTGCGTGTCGGCGGCGGCGCGATGATGGGGGCGATGTTCTTCCTGATCGTCGTCTCGCTGATGCCGTTCGCGGTTGGCCCTGATCTCAATCTGCTGCAGCGGGTCGGTCCGGCCATCCTGTGGGTGGCGGCGTTGCTCGCCACGCTGCTCGGCCTCGACCGTCTGTTCCAGGCCGACTACGAGGACGGCTCGCTCGACCTGCTGGTCATGGCCGAGACACCGCTGGTGCTCGCGGTCGCGGTGAAGGCACTGGCGCACTGGATGACGACGGGCCTGCCGCTGGTGATCGTCGCACCGCTGCTCGGACTGATGCTCAACATCGCGCCGGGTGCGCTGCTGGCGGTGTCGCTGACGCTGCTGATCGGCACGCCGGCGCTCACCTTCGTCGGCACCATCGGCGCCGCGCTGACGGTGGCGCTTCGCCGCGGCGGTCTGCTCGTGCCGGTTCTGGTCTTGCCACTTGCCGTTCCGGTGCTCATCTTCGGTGTCGGCGCCACCTCTGCGGCGGTCACCGGGCCCATGGCGATGGCGACGCCGCTGATGGTGCTGGCCGGCATCAGTCTGGCGAGCCTGGTCCTGGCGCCGGTCGCGGCGGCGGCCGCGCTGCGCCTGGCGCTCGATTGA
- a CDS encoding heme ABC transporter permease, which yields MIAFANPTRFMALTDRLMPWLWSAAGLVLAIGLVMAFRAPADYQQGHTVLIMYIHVPAAWLAMMCYTVIAVSGIGTLVWRHPLADVSAKVAAPVGAAFTFLALITGSLWGKPMWGTWWVWDARLTSVLVLFLMYLGLIALWRAFDDPVRAARPAAILALVGFVNIPIIKFSVDWWNTLHQPASVFRLDGPTIDASMLWPLLIMAGGYTLLFVALHTAAMRNEILRRRVRAMRIKAAAVLAPAQ from the coding sequence ATGATCGCGTTCGCCAACCCGACCCGGTTCATGGCGCTGACCGACCGGCTGATGCCGTGGCTGTGGAGTGCCGCCGGTCTGGTGCTCGCCATCGGGCTTGTCATGGCGTTCCGCGCGCCTGCCGACTACCAGCAGGGCCATACCGTGCTGATCATGTACATCCACGTGCCGGCCGCCTGGCTCGCGATGATGTGCTACACGGTGATCGCCGTCTCCGGCATCGGTACGCTCGTCTGGCGCCATCCGCTCGCCGACGTGTCGGCGAAGGTCGCCGCGCCGGTCGGCGCCGCCTTCACCTTCCTGGCGCTGATCACCGGCTCGCTGTGGGGCAAGCCGATGTGGGGCACCTGGTGGGTGTGGGATGCGCGGCTGACCTCGGTCCTCGTCCTGTTTCTCATGTATCTCGGGCTGATCGCGCTGTGGCGCGCCTTCGACGATCCGGTGCGCGCCGCCCGCCCCGCGGCGATCCTGGCGCTGGTCGGCTTCGTCAACATCCCGATCATCAAGTTCTCGGTCGACTGGTGGAACACCCTGCACCAGCCGGCGAGCGTGTTCCGGCTCGACGGGCCGACCATCGACGCCTCGATGCTGTGGCCGCTGCTCATCATGGCAGGCGGCTACACGCTGCTGTTCGTGGCGCTCCACACCGCGGCGATGCGCAACGAGATCCTGCGTCGACGGGTCCGGGCGATGCGGATCAAGGCTGCCGCCGTGCTGGCGCCAGCCCAGTAG
- a CDS encoding VOC family protein gives MIDHVSLGVRDLIATKRFYDAALAPLGYACLSGDATSLGYGRDRVRLWIAATARPVPADPASGLHICFDAPDRRAVDAFHAAALEAGGSDNGAPGLRTAYAPDYYAAFVIDPDGYRLEACCGGT, from the coding sequence ATGATCGACCACGTCTCGCTGGGCGTCCGCGATCTGATCGCGACGAAGCGATTCTACGATGCCGCGCTGGCGCCGCTCGGCTATGCCTGCCTGAGCGGCGACGCCACCTCTCTCGGCTACGGTCGCGACCGTGTCCGACTGTGGATTGCTGCGACCGCGCGGCCGGTGCCGGCCGATCCCGCATCGGGACTGCACATCTGCTTCGATGCGCCGGACCGGCGGGCGGTCGATGCCTTTCATGCGGCGGCACTCGAAGCCGGGGGCAGTGACAACGGCGCTCCGGGGCTGCGGACCGCCTACGCACCGGACTACTACGCGGCATTCGTCATCGATCCCGATGGCTACCGGCTCGAGGCCTGTTGCGGAGGGACCTGA
- the ccmD gene encoding heme exporter protein CcmD, which yields MDIAHFGFILASYLVTAAVLGALVAWVVVDGRRQRAALDDLERRGVRRRHAEVAAAIGREPAR from the coding sequence ATGGACATTGCCCATTTCGGCTTCATCCTGGCGTCCTATCTCGTCACCGCCGCGGTGCTCGGAGCGCTGGTCGCCTGGGTCGTTGTCGATGGCCGTCGGCAACGCGCCGCTCTCGACGACCTGGAGCGCCGCGGCGTCCGCCGCCGCCATGCGGAGGTCGCCGCCGCAATCGGCCGCGAGCCCGCCCGATGA
- a CDS encoding DUF1127 domain-containing protein, with the protein MLNFLFTPVPFTVDARPTMSGRLILQTVSAVAGGLRRWHRRRVTIHRLQALDDVLLKDIGLSRGQIEGHIRRTDPERGHRFPIRDRAHIL; encoded by the coding sequence ATGCTCAACTTCCTGTTCACCCCCGTTCCGTTCACCGTCGACGCTCGGCCGACCATGTCCGGCCGGCTGATTCTGCAGACGGTCTCCGCCGTGGCTGGCGGACTGCGCCGCTGGCATCGCCGGCGGGTCACGATCCACCGCCTGCAGGCGCTCGACGACGTCCTTCTCAAGGACATCGGGCTCAGCCGCGGCCAGATCGAGGGCCATATCCGCCGCACCGATCCCGAGCGCGGCCATCGCTTCCCGATCCGCGACCGCGCCCACATTCTCTGA
- a CDS encoding DsbE family thiol:disulfide interchange protein — MTSEPLPARPVRPLWVRIAVAAPLLVFAVLCGLLLYRLFSGDPSAVPSALIGRPVPEFTLPALEGLERDGTQVPGFDAAGLRDGNVSVVNVWASWCAPCRDEHPLLAELARDDRFRLYGINYKDAGENARRFLGRYGNPFDAVGVDANGRVGIDWGVYGVPETFVVGGDGTILYKHIGQITPQSLRERLIPEIEKALAASAPPAGS, encoded by the coding sequence ATGACCAGTGAACCGCTTCCCGCCCGCCCGGTCCGCCCGCTCTGGGTGCGGATCGCGGTTGCCGCGCCGCTGCTCGTCTTCGCGGTGCTGTGCGGCCTCCTGCTCTACCGCCTGTTCAGCGGCGATCCCTCGGCGGTGCCCTCGGCGCTGATCGGGCGGCCGGTGCCGGAGTTCACGCTGCCGGCGCTCGAGGGGCTTGAACGCGACGGGACGCAGGTGCCCGGCTTCGACGCCGCCGGACTTCGCGACGGCAACGTCTCCGTGGTCAATGTCTGGGCCTCCTGGTGCGCCCCCTGCCGTGACGAGCATCCGCTGCTCGCCGAGCTCGCCCGCGACGACCGGTTCCGCCTCTATGGCATCAACTACAAGGACGCCGGCGAGAACGCCCGCCGCTTCCTCGGACGCTACGGCAACCCGTTCGACGCGGTCGGCGTCGATGCCAACGGCCGCGTCGGCATCGACTGGGGCGTCTATGGCGTGCCGGAGACCTTTGTCGTCGGCGGCGACGGCACGATCCTCTACAAGCACATCGGACAGATCACGCCGCAATCGCTCCGCGAGCGCCTGATCCCCGAGATCGAGAAGGCACTCGCGGCATCCGCGCCGCCGGCCGGATCCTGA
- the acnA gene encoding aconitate hydratase AcnA — MTTTSLDSFKARKTLKVGTKTYEYFSLKAAEENGLEGVSRLPFSMKVLLENLLRFEDGRTVTKDDIAAVAAWLKTKSSDREIAFRPARVLMQDFTGVPAIVDLAAMRDAMTMLGGDPKRINPLVPVDLVIDHSVIVDEYGNARAFAKNVKLEYERNGERYRFLRWGQEAFDNFRVVPPGTGICHQVNLEYLSQTVWTRKEKVKDAEGKSTTVEFAYPDTLVGTDSHTTMVNGLSVLGWGVGGIEAEAAMLGQPISMLIPEVIGFRLTGRLKEGVTATDLVLTVTQMLRKKGVVGKFVEFYGPGLAHLPLEDRATIGNMAPEYGATCGFFPIDEDTLRYLKDTGRTTARVELVAAYAKAQGMFRTADTPDPEFTDTLELDLSEVEPSIAGPKRPQDRVLLAEAKAKFIEAMDSEFKKGGDLGKRVKVEGEAYDLGHGDVVIAAITSCTNTSNPYVMIGAGLLARNAAARGLKPKPWVKTSLAPGSQVVAEYLDKSGLQKDLDKLGFNLVGFGCTTCIGNSGPLPEAISKTINSADLVACSVLSGNRNFEGRVNPDVRANYLASPPLVVAYALAGSLTVDLATEPLGTDKTGNPVYLKDIWPSSAEISEFVRKTINPQMFKEKYADVFKGDENWQKIKVEGGLTYRWDNNSTYVQNPPYFIGMGRAPEPVKDIEGARILGLFLDSITTDHISPAGSIKPQSPAGQYLIAHNVQPVDFNQYGTRRGNHEVMMRGTFANIRIKNQMVPGVEGGVTIHYPDGTQMPIYDAAMKYQKEGVPLVVFAGREYGTGSSRDWAAKGTRLLGVRAVIAQSFERIHRSNLIGMGVLPLQFEEGQSWQTLGLKGDETVTIRGLAEGLKPRVRLAAEVTFADGRTVSVPLICRIDTLDELDYFRNGGILHYVLRNLAA, encoded by the coding sequence GTGACCACCACTTCGCTCGACAGCTTCAAGGCCCGCAAGACCCTCAAGGTCGGTACCAAGACCTATGAGTATTTCAGCCTTAAGGCCGCCGAGGAGAACGGCCTCGAGGGGGTATCCCGCCTGCCGTTCTCGATGAAGGTGCTCCTTGAGAACCTGTTGCGCTTCGAGGACGGCCGCACCGTGACCAAGGACGACATCGCTGCGGTCGCGGCCTGGCTCAAGACGAAGTCTTCCGACCGGGAGATCGCCTTTCGCCCGGCCCGCGTGCTGATGCAGGACTTCACCGGCGTCCCGGCGATCGTCGATCTCGCGGCAATGCGCGACGCGATGACGATGCTCGGCGGCGATCCGAAGCGAATCAACCCGCTCGTCCCCGTCGATCTGGTCATCGACCATTCGGTGATCGTCGACGAGTACGGCAATGCCCGCGCCTTCGCCAAGAACGTCAAGCTCGAATACGAACGCAACGGCGAGCGCTACCGCTTCCTGCGCTGGGGCCAGGAGGCATTCGACAATTTCCGCGTCGTCCCGCCCGGCACCGGCATCTGCCACCAGGTTAACCTGGAATACCTCTCCCAGACCGTGTGGACCAGGAAAGAGAAGGTGAAGGACGCCGAGGGAAAGTCGACCACCGTCGAGTTCGCCTATCCCGACACGCTGGTCGGCACCGACAGCCACACCACCATGGTCAACGGCCTGTCGGTGCTGGGCTGGGGCGTCGGCGGCATCGAGGCGGAAGCGGCAATGCTCGGCCAACCGATCTCGATGCTGATCCCCGAGGTGATCGGCTTCAGGCTCACCGGCCGGCTCAAGGAAGGCGTCACCGCCACCGACCTGGTGTTGACCGTCACGCAGATGCTGCGCAAGAAGGGCGTGGTCGGCAAGTTCGTCGAATTCTACGGGCCGGGCCTCGCCCATCTGCCGCTCGAGGATCGCGCGACGATCGGCAACATGGCGCCGGAATACGGGGCGACCTGCGGCTTCTTCCCCATCGACGAGGACACGCTGCGTTATCTGAAGGATACCGGCCGCACCACCGCCCGCGTCGAGCTCGTCGCGGCCTACGCCAAGGCGCAGGGGATGTTCCGGACGGCGGATACGCCCGATCCGGAATTCACCGACACGCTTGAACTCGACCTGTCCGAGGTCGAACCCTCGATCGCCGGTCCGAAACGGCCGCAGGACCGGGTGCTGCTCGCCGAGGCGAAGGCGAAGTTCATCGAGGCGATGGACAGCGAGTTCAAGAAGGGCGGAGACCTCGGCAAGCGCGTCAAGGTCGAGGGCGAGGCGTACGATCTCGGCCACGGCGACGTGGTGATCGCCGCGATCACCTCGTGCACCAACACCTCCAACCCCTACGTGATGATCGGTGCCGGCCTGCTCGCCCGCAACGCCGCAGCGCGCGGTCTGAAGCCGAAACCGTGGGTCAAGACCTCGCTCGCTCCCGGCAGCCAGGTCGTTGCCGAGTATCTCGACAAGTCGGGCCTGCAGAAGGATCTCGACAAGCTCGGGTTCAACCTGGTCGGCTTCGGCTGCACCACCTGCATCGGCAATTCGGGGCCGCTGCCCGAGGCGATCTCGAAGACGATCAACTCGGCCGATCTCGTCGCCTGTTCGGTTCTGTCGGGCAACCGCAACTTCGAGGGTCGGGTCAATCCCGATGTGCGTGCCAACTACCTGGCCTCGCCGCCGCTGGTGGTCGCCTACGCGCTCGCCGGATCGCTGACGGTCGATCTCGCCACGGAACCGCTCGGCACCGACAAGACGGGCAATCCGGTCTATCTGAAGGACATCTGGCCCTCCTCGGCGGAAATCTCCGAGTTCGTGCGCAAGACGATCAACCCGCAGATGTTCAAGGAAAAGTACGCGGACGTCTTCAAGGGCGACGAGAACTGGCAGAAGATCAAGGTCGAGGGCGGCCTCACCTACCGGTGGGACAACAACTCGACCTATGTCCAGAACCCGCCCTACTTCATCGGCATGGGCCGTGCGCCGGAGCCGGTGAAGGATATCGAGGGCGCGCGCATCCTTGGCCTGTTCCTCGATTCGATCACCACGGACCACATCTCGCCGGCCGGTTCGATCAAGCCGCAGAGCCCGGCCGGTCAGTATCTGATCGCGCACAATGTGCAGCCGGTCGACTTCAACCAGTATGGCACCAGGCGCGGCAATCACGAGGTGATGATGCGCGGCACCTTCGCCAACATCCGCATCAAGAACCAGATGGTTCCCGGAGTCGAAGGTGGCGTCACGATCCATTATCCCGACGGCACGCAGATGCCGATCTATGACGCGGCGATGAAATACCAGAAGGAGGGGGTGCCGCTGGTCGTGTTCGCCGGCCGCGAATACGGTACCGGCTCGTCGCGCGATTGGGCCGCGAAGGGAACCCGCCTGCTCGGTGTGCGCGCCGTTATTGCGCAGTCGTTCGAGCGCATCCACCGCTCCAACCTGATCGGCATGGGCGTACTGCCCCTGCAGTTCGAGGAGGGCCAGTCATGGCAGACGCTCGGCCTCAAGGGAGACGAGACGGTGACGATCAGGGGGCTTGCCGAGGGACTGAAGCCGCGGGTGAGGCTCGCGGCCGAGGTAACCTTCGCCGACGGCCGGACCGTGTCGGTCCCGCTGATCTGCCGCATCGATACGCTCGACGAGCTCGACTATTTCCGGAACGGCGGCATCCTGCACTATGTGTTGCGCAATCTGGCAGCGTAG
- a CDS encoding helix-turn-helix transcriptional regulator: MRRADRLFEIIQILRRRHGATRARDLAEALEVSDRTVYRDIRDLMASGVPIEGEAGIGYVLRAGFDLPPLMFTEQEIEALVLGARIVESLSDAELARAASDVIAKVEAVIPDRLRGYMSNTALLAPPGQFMEPLRFDLAELRRAVRQQLKVHFRYTDIIGQASERSVRPLSLAYFGPVWLLAAWCELRADFRTFRLDRIEDFHVEPERFRHEPGKTLTDFLRRERPWTRSALNRPDDEEAG, translated from the coding sequence ATGCGCCGCGCTGACCGACTGTTCGAGATCATCCAGATCCTGCGCCGCCGCCACGGGGCGACGCGCGCCCGCGATCTCGCCGAGGCGCTGGAAGTGTCAGACCGCACCGTCTACCGCGACATCCGGGATCTGATGGCGAGCGGGGTGCCGATCGAGGGCGAGGCGGGGATCGGCTATGTGCTCCGGGCCGGTTTCGACCTGCCGCCGCTGATGTTCACCGAGCAGGAGATCGAGGCGCTGGTGCTCGGCGCCCGCATCGTCGAATCGCTGTCGGATGCCGAGCTCGCGCGCGCCGCCTCCGACGTCATCGCCAAGGTCGAGGCGGTGATTCCCGACCGTCTGCGCGGCTACATGTCGAACACCGCGCTGCTCGCGCCGCCCGGCCAGTTCATGGAGCCCCTGCGCTTCGACCTCGCCGAACTGCGACGGGCGGTGCGGCAGCAGCTCAAGGTGCATTTCCGCTATACCGACATCATCGGCCAGGCGTCGGAGCGGTCCGTGCGGCCATTGTCGCTCGCCTATTTCGGCCCGGTCTGGCTGCTCGCCGCCTGGTGCGAGCTCAGGGCCGATTTCCGAACCTTCCGCCTCGACCGGATCGAGGACTTCCACGTCGAGCCGGAGCGCTTCCGCCACGAGCCGGGCAAGACGCTGACCGATTTCCTGCGCCGCGAACGGCCCTGGACACGCAGCGCGCTCAACCGGCCTGACGACGAGGAGGCGGGGTAG